The genome window CGGCACCTCCCTGATCACCTGGTGGCAGTGCCCTCCCGACGCGGTGCGCGGGGTCCGGGACGAACTGCTCGGGCGCACCTTCGCCGGCGCCGCGTTCGCCCGGGTCGACTTCGCCGACGGCTCGACGCTCCTGCTGCGGCAGTAGAGCCGTCACCGAGGGCGGGCACTCGGACGCATTCCAGATGTGGATTGCGCAGTGGGTCGCCTGGCGGAACCTCAGCCACCTTCTGGCGCCGCGAAACTGACGAATTCCGGAGCCTAGAGCCGCGCGAGGGCCGCCGGGGACGGGAAGGCGCCGGCGCCGAGCCGCTCGACGGCCCGGTAGACGTGCCCGGTCGGATACCGCCAGCGCACCGCCGGTGGCAGCGCCAGCGCCGCGGTGCGGAACGAGAACAACCCCGCCGCGGTGACCAGCCGGGGGTAGGCGGGATGGCCGTGCACCTCGTGCGCCCATCGCGGTTGCGTCGAGTACGCCAGGTGACCCAGCGGCAGGTAGCCGAGATCGACGCCGAGCAGCCACCACTGGTCGAACGGCAGGTGCAGGAACCGGTACACGACCTCGGAGTCCTCGGTGCGCGACAGTTCGGGACGCACGCGGGCGAAGTAGTCGGCCATCTCGCGGCGGGACCCGGGCACCGCCTCGGGATCGAGCCCGACCAGCGCCGCGACCCTGCGCTGCTCGTCGAAGTAGCGGTCGACCTGGGCGCCGGTCAGCGGCAGGCCGGCCCTGCCGACCACGTCGGCGAACGAGTGCACCTCCGCGCAGTGCACCCACAGCAGCAGGTCGGGGTCGTCGAGACGGATGTCCTCACCAGTGCGCGGGTCGACGGCGCTGAGCCTGCGGTGCACCTGCCGCACCCGGCGGGCGGCGGTCTCGGCGGCCTCGAGCGTGCCGTAGGTCGTGACGCCGACGAAGTCGCCGGTGCGCCGGAGCCTGCCGAGCGGGTCCTCGCGGAACCGGGAGTTCTGCACCACGGCCGCGACCGCCTTCGGATGCAGGGACTGCAGGTAGAGGCCGCACACCCCGGCGACCCACATCGCCGGATCAGCGTGCAGGTGCCAGGTCACCGTGTCCGGACCGAACAGCCCCTCCGCCACGGCTCACCCCTGGGCTACCAGCAGCGGGACGTACTGCTCGGCCGCCGTCAGCGAGCCGTGCTGGCCGCGCAGTGACGACTCCGCCGGCTCGACCGCGGAGCGCACCACCGCCGACTCCCGCATCACCGCGATCACGTCGCCGATCCGGGGACGAACCGGGCCGCTGATCACCGGGCCGAACCAGCCGTCGTCGATGGCCTGCTCGCCGGTGACGACCACGCCCCGGCGGCCGATCGCCTCCCGCCACGCCGCGAGCACGTCGTCGCCCGCGCCGGGCTCGGCGTAGACGTGCCGCGCCCGGCCCTCACCGCCGATCAGCCGAACGCCGTGCTGGAGCGCCGGTTCGGTGTCGGCGTCGAGCGTGTCCGCGGGGTCCACCGCGACCATGCCGTGGTCGGCGACGACCGCCAAAACCGCCGAGTCCGGCAGCTTGGAGGCCAGGTTCGCCACCAGCGCGTCGATCTGGCTGAGCTGCATGCGCCACGGCAGCGAACCGGGGCCGTGGCCGTGCCCGAGGCCGTCGAGGTGGCCGTGGTAGCCGTAGCAGAGCGCGGGCCCCGGGGCGGCGAGCGCGGTCAGCAGCTCGGCGGCCAGATCGCCCATGGCGCCCACGCCGCGGAACTCGCCGCCGCGCAGCGCGGCGCGCGTCAGCCCGGTGCCCTTGAACTCCCTGGGCACCGCGATCCGCACGTCCACCCCGGCCTCGACCGCCCGCTCCAGCACGGTCGCGCGCGGCTGGGCGCTCTCCGGCGGCCAGTCGTGCAGCAGGCTGCGCCGGGACGCCGAGGCGTTCGGGCTGCTGTGGGTGCCCCAGGACAGCGGGTGCAGCAACCCGCCCGACGGCTCGGCGAAGGTGTAGCCGACGACGCCGTGCTCGCCGGCCGCGCTGCCGGTGCCCAGCGAGGTGATGCTGGTGGCGGTCGTCGTCGGGAAGCCGACCTTGACCGGGGCCCCGGTCGCCAGCGACGCCAGGAACGGCGCGTCGGCGGCGTGGGTTCGCAGCAGGTCCCACCCGAGCCCGTCGACCAGGAGCACCGCCGCGTTGCGGCACGCCGGGAAACCGACGGTGTCGGTGAACCCGGGAGTGCCCATCGCGGCGAGCAGCGACGGCAGGACGTCGGGGAGAGCGCGACCGTCGTGGTCGGGAGCGACGATCCAGTCCACGGGAGCACCTCCACTGCCCGCCGCGGGGGCCGCGGGGCCGGCTAGAACCCCATCGACCTGCCCACGATCTCCTTCATGATCTCGGTCGTGCCGCCGTAGATGGTCTGGATCCTGGTGTCCAGGAACGCCTTGGCCACCGGGTACTCCAGCATGTATCCGTAGCCGCCGTGGAGCTGGAGGCAACGGTCCACCACGCGCTTGTTCATCTCGCTGAGCCACCACTTGGCCATGGCGGCGTGCTCGACACCAAGTTCACCGCGAAGGTGGTCGCTGACGCAACGGTCGGTGAACACCCGGCCGATCTGGACCTCGGTGGCCATCTCCGCCAGCTCGAACCGGGTGTTCTGGAACTTGCCGATCGGCCGCCCGAACGCGGTCCTGGTGCGGCAGTACTCCTTGGTGACGTCCAGGACCTTCTCCGCCGAGGCCGCCGCCGCGACCGCGATCGACAGCCGCTCCTGCGGGAGGTTCTGCATCAGGTAGATGAAGCCCTTGCCCTCCTCGCCGAGGAGGTTCGCGGCGGGCACCCTGACGTCGTTGAAGAACAGCTCGGCGGTGTCCTGCGACTTCTGGCCGATCTTCTCCAGGTTGCGGCCCCGCTCGAAGCCCGCCATCCCGCGCTCGACCACCAGCAGGCTGATGCCCTCGTGCCCGGCGTCGGCGTCGGTGCGGGCCACGACGATCACCAGGTCGGCGAGGATGCCGTTGGAGATGAAGGTCTTCTGGCCGTTGAGGACGTACTCGTCGCCATCGCGGACGGCGGTGGTGCGGATGCCCTGCAGGTCGCTGCCCGCGCCGGGCTCGGTCATCGCGATGGCGGTGATCAGCTCGCCGCCGCAGAACCCGGGCAGCCAGCGCCGCTTCTGCTCGTCGGTGGCGAGCTTGGTCAGGTACGGGGCGATGATGTCGACGTGCAGCGGCGAGCCGAAGCCGGAGATGCCCGCGCCGACCAGCTCCTCGTCGAAGACGACGTTGAACCGGAAGTCCTCGGTGCCGCCACCGCCGTACTCCTCGTCGATGGAGAAGCCGAGCAGTCCCTGCTCACCGGCGGCCAGCCACGCGTCGCGGCTGACGACGCCGGCTTCCTCCCACGCGGCCACGTGCGGGGTGAGCTCCTTGGCGATGAACGCCCGCACGGTCTCGCGGAACGCCTCGTGTTCGTCCTCGAACAGTTCCCTGCGCATCGGTCACGCTTCCTTTCGGGCGATCGCACCTGAGTCGAGCAGTTCGGCGGCCCCGGACACCTGCCACTGGTCCAGGACCGCGGCGGCGTCCGCCCCGGTGGCGGGCACCGCGCGGGGCGCCGGGTTCGGGGTTCGGGAGAAGCGCGGCGCCGGTGCGGGCTGGAGCACGCCTTCGCGCTCGACGAGCGTCCCGCGGGCGGCGACGTGCGGGTGCCGCGGCGCCTCGGTCATCGACAGCACCGGCGCGACGCAGGCGTCGGAGCCGTCGAAGACCTCGGTCCACTCCGCACGGGTGCGCCGGGCGAAGATCTCGGCGAACCGCCTGCGCAGCTCCGGCCAGTTCGCCGGGTCGCCGCGGTCGGGCAGGTCCTCCGCGCCGAGCCGTTCGACCAGTTCGGCGTAGAACTTCGGTTCCAGCGCGCCGACGGCCATGTGCTCGCCGTCGGCGGTTTCGTAGACGTCGTAGAACGGGGCCCCGGTGTCCAGCAGGTTCGTACCGCGCTCGGCGCTCCAGCCACCCGCGGCGCGCATCCCGTGGATCATCGTAGCGAGGTGCGCGGCGCCGTCCACAATGGATGCGTCGACGACCTGCCCGCGCCCGCTGCCGCGCGCTTCCAGCAGGGCCGCGAGCACCCCGACCGCCAGGTACATCGAGCCGCCGCCGAAGTCGCCGAGCAGGTTGAGCGGGACCTGCGGCGGTCCGCCCGCCCTGCCGATGGCGTGCAGCATGCCGGTCAGCGCGATGTAGCCGATGTCGTGCCCGGCCGTCGGCGCGAGCGGCCCGTCCTGGCCCCAGCCGGTCATCCGGCCGTAGACCAGCCGCGGGTTGACCTCCCAGCACTGCCGCGGACCGACGCCGAGCCGTTCGGCGACACCGGGCCGCAGTCCCTCCAGCAGGACGTCGGCGCGTTCGGCGAGGGCGAGCACCGCCGCGGCGCCGCGCTCGTGCTTGAGGTCCACCGCGATCGACCGCTTGCCCCGGTTGAGCAGGTCGGTCTGGTCCGAGCCCTCCGGGCGGTCGACCCGCGCGCCCGCCCCCGGGCGGTCCACGAGCACGACGTCGGCCCCGAGGTCGGCGAGCAGCATCGCGCAGAACGGCGCGGGCCCCAGCCCGGCCAGCTCCACGACCCGCACGCCCGCCAGCGGCCCGCTGTTGCCTGTGCCTGCCACACCCGCACCTTCCGTCCTGTGTCACCGGCCACACCAAACGCGACGCAGTTAGTGTTACATCGCTGGTGTTACAGCGGTCAAGGAGTATCGTCCCCGGCATGCTCCGAACCGCCGACGAAGAGCTCACCATCGACGAGCTGGCCGCACGGGCCGGCGTCACCGTGCGCACCGTGCGGTTCTACTCCTCCCGCGGTCTGCTCCCGCCACCGCGCCTGCGAGGCAGGCTCGGCCTCTACGGCGGCGACCACCTGGCCCGCCTCGACCTGATCCGCGACCTGCAGGCGCTGGGGTTCACCCTGTCGGCGATCGAACGGCACCTGGAGCGCATCCCCGCCGACGCCACTCCCGAGGACCTCGCCCTGCAACGGGCGCTGCTCGCGCCGTGGACCAGCGACCAGAGCGAGGACCTCGACCGCCACGAGCTCAACCAGCGCGCCGGACGGCACCTCGACGACGAGCTGATCGAGCAGCTCGTCGCGCTCGGCGTCCTCGAGCGCCTCCCCGACGAGCCGGACCGGCTGCGGCTGCCCAGCACCGCCATGCTCGGCGTCGGCCTGCAGATCCTCGACCTCGCCCTGCCGCTGGAGATGCTGGTGCAGGCCAAGGGGATCGTCGAGCAGCACACCGCGCAGATCGCCGTCGAGCTGCGGGAGCTGTTCGCCGCCAACGTGCTGCGGCCCTACGTCGAGCGCGGACGTCCCGAGCAGGAACGCGACCGGGTCCGCGCCGCGACCGACCAGTTGCGGCCGCTGACGATCCAGGTTCTGGTC of Saccharopolyspora erythraea contains these proteins:
- a CDS encoding oxygenase MpaB family protein, which produces MAEGLFGPDTVTWHLHADPAMWVAGVCGLYLQSLHPKAVAAVVQNSRFREDPLGRLRRTGDFVGVTTYGTLEAAETAARRVRQVHRRLSAVDPRTGEDIRLDDPDLLLWVHCAEVHSFADVVGRAGLPLTGAQVDRYFDEQRRVAALVGLDPEAVPGSRREMADYFARVRPELSRTEDSEVVYRFLHLPFDQWWLLGVDLGYLPLGHLAYSTQPRWAHEVHGHPAYPRLVTAAGLFSFRTAALALPPAVRWRYPTGHVYRAVERLGAGAFPSPAALARL
- a CDS encoding alkaline phosphatase family protein: MDWIVAPDHDGRALPDVLPSLLAAMGTPGFTDTVGFPACRNAAVLLVDGLGWDLLRTHAADAPFLASLATGAPVKVGFPTTTATSITSLGTGSAAGEHGVVGYTFAEPSGGLLHPLSWGTHSSPNASASRRSLLHDWPPESAQPRATVLERAVEAGVDVRIAVPREFKGTGLTRAALRGGEFRGVGAMGDLAAELLTALAAPGPALCYGYHGHLDGLGHGHGPGSLPWRMQLSQIDALVANLASKLPDSAVLAVVADHGMVAVDPADTLDADTEPALQHGVRLIGGEGRARHVYAEPGAGDDVLAAWREAIGRRGVVVTGEQAIDDGWFGPVISGPVRPRIGDVIAVMRESAVVRSAVEPAESSLRGQHGSLTAAEQYVPLLVAQG
- a CDS encoding acyl-CoA dehydrogenase family protein; the encoded protein is MRRELFEDEHEAFRETVRAFIAKELTPHVAAWEEAGVVSRDAWLAAGEQGLLGFSIDEEYGGGGTEDFRFNVVFDEELVGAGISGFGSPLHVDIIAPYLTKLATDEQKRRWLPGFCGGELITAIAMTEPGAGSDLQGIRTTAVRDGDEYVLNGQKTFISNGILADLVIVVARTDADAGHEGISLLVVERGMAGFERGRNLEKIGQKSQDTAELFFNDVRVPAANLLGEEGKGFIYLMQNLPQERLSIAVAAAASAEKVLDVTKEYCRTRTAFGRPIGKFQNTRFELAEMATEVQIGRVFTDRCVSDHLRGELGVEHAAMAKWWLSEMNKRVVDRCLQLHGGYGYMLEYPVAKAFLDTRIQTIYGGTTEIMKEIVGRSMGF
- a CDS encoding CaiB/BaiF CoA transferase family protein; translation: MAGTGNSGPLAGVRVVELAGLGPAPFCAMLLADLGADVVLVDRPGAGARVDRPEGSDQTDLLNRGKRSIAVDLKHERGAAAVLALAERADVLLEGLRPGVAERLGVGPRQCWEVNPRLVYGRMTGWGQDGPLAPTAGHDIGYIALTGMLHAIGRAGGPPQVPLNLLGDFGGGSMYLAVGVLAALLEARGSGRGQVVDASIVDGAAHLATMIHGMRAAGGWSAERGTNLLDTGAPFYDVYETADGEHMAVGALEPKFYAELVERLGAEDLPDRGDPANWPELRRRFAEIFARRTRAEWTEVFDGSDACVAPVLSMTEAPRHPHVAARGTLVEREGVLQPAPAPRFSRTPNPAPRAVPATGADAAAVLDQWQVSGAAELLDSGAIARKEA
- a CDS encoding MerR family transcriptional regulator — translated: MLRTADEELTIDELAARAGVTVRTVRFYSSRGLLPPPRLRGRLGLYGGDHLARLDLIRDLQALGFTLSAIERHLERIPADATPEDLALQRALLAPWTSDQSEDLDRHELNQRAGRHLDDELIEQLVALGVLERLPDEPDRLRLPSTAMLGVGLQILDLALPLEMLVQAKGIVEQHTAQIAVELRELFAANVLRPYVERGRPEQERDRVRAATDQLRPLTIQVLVNGFQRAVNDVIRDHV